One Calliopsis andreniformis isolate RMS-2024a chromosome 9, iyCalAndr_principal, whole genome shotgun sequence genomic window carries:
- the Tusp gene encoding WD40 superfamily protein Tusp: MHLHFERNSNAKCDCNILSLSWMGKVPDESPEDEGWKLDRTNYYQEGWLATGNARGLVGVTFTTSHCRTRATELPLRANYNLRGHRSEVILVKWNEPYQKLASCDSSGVIFVWIKYEGRWSIELINDRSTPVTHFSWSHDGRMALICYRDGFVLVGSVAGQRYWSSMLNDKATITCGIWTPDDQQVYFGTTAGQLIVMDVHGAMVSEVQLAAGVTSMAWSAEKFTMEEGDDDITNDRSHRDDRNYVLAVCLADGTIVMLRSFDDVSPITIRTNLKAPLHAEWSNSRKLLAIAGTKEPDSPQTGPHEYTNLLKFYSVTGTLVYTVAIPYTQCPVSALTWGHNDRRLFVATGPRVHAAWVSRRVASLQLLSRLAVRAALTKECSVQQLPLPPRLRASVAALFASTIRCSVPEPKELRRFVSRPPPGGGRLHCTMLRHAIEPVPCYTLYLEYLGGLVPLLKGRRTSKIRPEFVIFDPQSQDTLQVVEDTLQCPSFSDGSDTERDTADLCGSPRNKRKNRRKKEEKINEENDDLTYVDTLPEHARLVEVTSNIWGTKFKFHGLADSVPANLGQVTYRTSLLHLQPRQMTLVMTELRDDVPAGPDPTFNPNLFSEDEEEPYQELQCATRSTSEAQAPPIAPMTPRNARLNSNRPKSQISNQFMTSEAMPPTLSRVDNYESELPYVDLQEMGNLYENLRTASPNTYRIPPRHNPPRCCDVPALQSPKNAVAPTQTIIATSNTGPDYSNNIQRMKSALADQQTGIVTKKELENNKFNQISQDDKTVLTSCASTIIPTSMHNGQTSNAEASSSRGCSQGAIVNGLDNSNGCSQSQTIFFNGLNSMACSSNVSSIQGKNNHNSSSTSSNQTSSMSSYSQHSQTNGSFSKNGIHLTSNHSPACSYQFPENIDQCIGQSCSHCTLKLKDTKPHESCGKTNASHSSAYVSNTSRANEMRFIDEEARGEAEAMEHSRAVHRTPTVVSIGPLCLNDSIVRSCSVGYLDMVDAQLVPCDVALRMLRKDAPNKRLVLVSRKTKRKKKNKAQHEIAQQTSKSPRLRNCGKSKSLDSSDIFPTNEQIASPPKLPEHVEEVTGGSNFEATEEKINESLEESPEIVEVSVQCSKNAISVNAVNPVVKLSRLENCNSPVKESSLSGSLASSLDGLAARLRDFDESHSLPPPSPRPSSRLPRSSPSSPAPSKKGKRPASASPIRRRLLSSPLLSRKTRKSRGESSDEEGLLQDDSLTSYKDLETFQKAQLRQKLKQKGVGISGHKTESVRRELVMHNKAPMWNESSQVYQLDFGGRVTQESAKNFQIEFKGRQVMQFGRIDGNAYTLDFQYPFSALQAFAVALANVTQRLK, from the exons GTGATACTAGTGAAATGGAACGAGCCTTATCAGAAGCTAGCCTCGTGCGACAGTTCCGGCGTGATCTTCGTGTGGATCAAGTACGAAGGAAGATGGAGCATAGAATTGATCAACGACAGAAGTACTCCAGTCACGCATTTCTCTTGGTCCCACGATGGTCGAATGGCACTCATATGTTACAGG GACGGTTTCGTATTGGTTGGCAGCGTCGCTGGCCAAAGGTACTGGTCGTCGATGCTAAACGACAAAGCTACGATTACCTGTGGCATTTGGACACCGGATGACCAGCAG GTATATTTTGGGACAACAGCGGGGCAATTAATAGTAATGGATGTTCACGGAGCTATGGTATCAGAGGTACAACTAGCAGCTGGTGTCACTTCGATGGCTTGGAGCGCGGAGAaatttacgatggaagaaggaGACGACGATATAACGAATGACAGATCTCACAGAG ACGATCGGAACTACGTGCTGGCCGTTTGCCTCGCCGACGGGACCATCGTCATGCTGCGATCGTTCGACGACGTGTCGCCAATCACGATACGTACGAATCTGAAGGCGCCGTTGCACGCGGAATGGAGTAATTCTAGAAAACTATTAGCGATCGCTGGAACGAAGGAGCCAGATAGCCCGCAGACTGGCCCCCACGAGTACACGAACCTGTTAAAGTTTTACTCGGTCACTGGTACCCTCGTGTACACCGTGGCGATACCGTACACGCAA TGCCCCGTGTCGGCGCTCACGTGGGGGCACAACGACAGGAGGCTTTTCGTCGCGACTGGGCCACGTGTGCACGCGGCATGGGTGTCAAG GCGGGTCGCTTCGTTGCAGTTGTTATCGCGTTTAGCCGTGAGGGCGGCTTTGACGAAAGAATGCAGCGTGCAGCAACTTCCGCTGCCGCCGAGATTGAGGGCGTCTGTCGCTGCGCTTTTCGCTAGTACAATAAG GTGCTCGGTGCCAGAACCAAAAGAACTGAGGCGTTTTGTATCCCGTCCTCCTCCAGGAGGAGGAAGATTGCATTGCACCATGCTGAGACACGCCATCGAGCCAGTGCCATGTTACACGTTATATCTAGAGTACTTGGGAGGGTTAGTGCCTCTTTTGAAAGGTAGAAGAACTAGCAAAATTAGGCCGGAGTTCGTGATATTCGATCCACAAAGTCAGGACACTCTTCAAGTCGTCGAGGATACGTTACAATGTCCGTCGTTCAGTGACGGATCCGACACGGAAAGGGACACAGCCGACTTGTGTGGGTCACCCAGGAACAAGAGGAAGAATAGGAGGAAAAAGGAAGAGAAGATCAACGAAGAAAACGACGATCTCACTTACGTAGACACTTTGCCAGAG CACGCGAGGCTGGTCGAAGTAACGTCCAATATCTGGGGCACGAAATTCAAGTTTCATGGGCTGGCGGATTCAGTGCCCGCCAACCTGGGCCAGGTTACTTATCGCACGTCTCTGCTGCATTTGCAACCGCGACAAATGACTCTGGTGATGACGGAACTACGCGACGACGTACCAGCAG GTCCAGACCCAACATTCAACCCAAATTTGTTCTCCGAAGACGAGGAGGAACCGTACCAGGAGCTTCAATGCGCTACAAGAAGCACTTCAGAAGCGCAGGCCCCTCCGATCGCGCCGATGACTCCTCGCAACGCCCGGCTGAACTCTAATCGTCCAAAATCTCAAATTTCCAATCAATTTATGACCAGCGAAGCCATGCCACCCACCCTATCAAGAGTCGACAACTACGAGAGCGAGTTACCCTACGTGGACCTGCAGGAAATGGGAAATTTGTACGAGAACCTGAGAACCGCCTCCCCGAACACTTATCGAATACCACCGAGACACAATCCGCCAAGATGTTGCGACGTGCCAGCCCTTCAGTCGCCGAAAAACGCAGTCGCGCCCACCCAGACCATTATCGCGACTTCGAACACGGGACCCGATTACTCCAACAATATTCAAAGAATGAAATCTGCGCTGGCTGATCAGCAGACTGGCATAGTCACGAAGAAAGAACTGGAGAATAATAAATTTAATCAGATATCTCAGGATGATAAAACCGTACTGACCTCCTgtgcctcaaccatcattcctacgTCCATGCATAACGGTCAGACCTCGAATGCAGAGGCGTCGAGCAGCCGTGGGTGCTCTCAGGGTGCCATCGTGAATGGCTTAGACAACAGCAACGGCTGTTCCCAGTCCCAGACAATATTCTTCAACGGTCTGAACAGCATGGCGTGCTCGAGCAACGTGAGCAGCATCCAGGGTAAAAACAATCACAACAGCAGCTCAACGAGTTCCAACCAGACGTCTTCGATGAGCTCGTACTCCCAGCACAGCCAAACGAACGGTTCCTTCAGCAAGAATGGCATCCATCTAACCAGTAATCATTCGCCAGCGTGCTCTTATCAGTTCCCAGAGAACATCGATCAGTGTATAGGACAATCTTGCTCGCATTGCACTTTGAAGCTCAAGGACACGAAACCTCACGAATCTTGCGGGAAGACGAACGCCAGTCACTCAAGTGCTTATGTTTCTAATACTAGCAGAGCTAACGAAATGCGTTTCATCGACGAGGAAGCTCGCGGCGAGGCGGAGGCGATGGAACACTCGCGAGCTGTTCACAGAACTCCTACAGTTGTCAGTATTGGACCACTTTGCTTGAACGATTCCATTGTCAGAAGTTGTAGTGTCGGTTACTTGGACATGGTCGACGCCCAATTAGTCCCCTGCGATGTTGCGCTGAGAATGCTCAGAAAAGACGCGCCTAATAAAAGGTTGGTTCTAGTATCGAGGAAGACCAAGAGGAAAAAGAAGAACAAAGCTCAGCACGAGATCGCGCAGCAAACCTCCAAGTCGCCAAGGCTTCGAAACTGTGGAAAGTCCAAGAGTttggattccagtgatatatttCCCACTAATGAACAGATAGCCTCGCCGCCCAAATTGCCAGAGCATGTGGAAGAAGTAACTGGAGGTTCTAACTTCGAAGCGACTGAGGAGAAAATTAACGAATCTTTAGAGGAATCGCCAGAAATCGTTGAGGTGTCAGTTCAGTGctcgaagaacgccataagcgtcaatgcagttaatcctgtcgtCAAACTGAGTCGGTTAGAAAACTGTAATTCGCCTGTGAA GGAGTCTAGTCTAAGTGGTTCGCTAGCGTCATCCTTAGATGGTCTCGCTGCAAGACTTCGAGACTTTGATGAAAGTCACTCTCTGCCACCACCATCGCCCCGTCCATCGTCCAG ATTACCCAGAAGTTCTCCCAGTAGTCCTGCCCCTTCGAAGAAAGGCAAAAGGCCAGCGTCAGCGTCGCCAATTAGGAGAAGACTTTTGTCGAGTCCTTTGTTAAGTAGAAAAACGCGTAAGAGTCGGGGTGAAAGCTCAGACGAGGAAGGATTGCTTCAGGACGATTCGTTAACAAGTTACAAAGATCTCGAAACGTTCCAAAAGGCACAGCTACGCCAAAAG CTAAAGCAGAAGGGGGTAGGAATATCTGGTCACAAAACAGAGTCAGTGAGACGAGAGCTTGTGATGCACAACAAGGCGCCTATGTGGAACGAGTCTAGCCAAGTGTATCAACTTGACTTCGGTGGTAGAGTAACTCAAGAGAGCGCGAAGAACTTTCAAATAGAATTCAAGGGTCGACAG GTGATGCAATTTGGGAGGATAGATGGGAACGCCTACACGTTAGATTTCCAATATCCCTTCAGCGCTTTACAAGCATTTGCCGTTGCTTTGGCCAACGTTACTCAACGGCTCAAATGA